A region of Microbacterium suwonense DNA encodes the following proteins:
- a CDS encoding deoxyguanosinetriphosphate triphosphohydrolase, which translates to MAADPVEVSGSPGYGPHDAERFFAETHRSERNDFSRDRARVLHSAALRRLAAKTQVLSPASTADFARNRLTHSLEVAQVGRELASALGVSADVVDTACLSHDLGHPPFGHNGERALNDWAADIGGFEGNAQSLRILTRLEAKVLDDEEHSVGLNLTRASLDATCKYPWTVENPLPDPGGRLKFGVYPEDEPVFRWMRDGAPGRLRCIEAEIMDLSDDIGYSVHDFEDAIVNGYLEVAQLSDPDEHDALIGRIQQWVGYDYTREELADALYRLTRQPMWLSTFDRSRRDLARLKNLTSDMIGRFARASVAATREAHPGPTLARYSGHVVVPRVVETEIAVLKGIMGQAIVTIDARKGVYKEQRRVLGRLADALWSTDALWSAGADVLEPAFAADFLAAATDAERARVVVDQVASLTDQTAVDWHNRLVGEIDPAEVGIWSPRHPRHGAHKRPAPRVPVEGAV; encoded by the coding sequence GTGGCGGCTGATCCGGTGGAGGTCTCCGGTTCCCCGGGCTATGGTCCGCATGACGCCGAGCGTTTCTTCGCCGAGACCCACCGCTCGGAGCGCAACGACTTCTCCCGCGACCGGGCGCGCGTGCTGCACTCCGCCGCGCTGCGCCGGCTGGCGGCGAAAACCCAGGTGCTCAGCCCCGCGAGCACAGCTGATTTCGCTCGCAACCGCCTGACGCACTCCCTGGAGGTCGCACAGGTGGGCCGAGAGCTGGCATCCGCTCTCGGCGTCTCCGCCGACGTCGTCGACACCGCCTGCCTGAGTCATGATCTGGGGCACCCGCCGTTCGGTCACAACGGCGAGCGAGCGCTGAACGACTGGGCTGCCGACATCGGCGGCTTCGAGGGGAACGCGCAGTCGCTGCGCATCCTCACCCGGCTCGAGGCCAAGGTGCTCGACGACGAGGAGCACTCCGTCGGGCTGAACCTCACCCGCGCCAGCCTGGACGCCACCTGCAAGTACCCGTGGACCGTCGAGAACCCGCTGCCCGATCCCGGAGGCCGCCTGAAGTTCGGCGTGTACCCCGAGGACGAGCCCGTGTTCCGCTGGATGCGCGATGGCGCTCCGGGGCGGCTGCGCTGCATCGAAGCGGAGATCATGGATCTCAGCGACGACATCGGCTACTCGGTGCACGACTTCGAGGATGCGATCGTCAACGGCTACCTGGAGGTCGCCCAGCTCTCGGATCCGGATGAGCACGATGCGCTCATCGGTCGTATCCAGCAGTGGGTTGGCTACGACTACACGCGCGAGGAGCTTGCCGACGCCCTGTACCGGCTGACCAGGCAGCCGATGTGGCTGAGCACCTTCGATCGCTCGCGTCGCGACCTCGCGCGACTGAAGAACCTCACCAGCGACATGATCGGCCGCTTCGCCCGGGCCTCCGTCGCCGCCACGCGCGAGGCGCACCCGGGCCCGACCCTGGCCCGGTACAGCGGGCATGTGGTGGTGCCGCGGGTGGTCGAGACCGAGATCGCCGTGCTGAAGGGGATCATGGGGCAGGCGATCGTCACGATCGACGCACGCAAGGGCGTGTACAAGGAGCAGCGTCGCGTGCTCGGGCGCCTCGCCGACGCGCTGTGGTCGACGGACGCGCTGTGGTCGGCCGGCGCTGATGTCCTCGAGCCGGCCTTCGCCGCCGACTTCCTCGCGGCGGCGACGGATGCTGAGCGCGCCCGGGTGGTCGTCGACCAGGTGGCGAGCCTGACCGATCAGACCGCCGTGGACTGGCACAACCGCCTGGTCGGCGAGATCGACCCGGCCGAGGTGGGCATCTGGTCGCCCCGGCACCCGCGTCACGGGGCCCACAAGCGTCCGGCGCCGCGCGTGCCCGTCGAGGGGGCCGTCTGA